A DNA window from Purpureocillium takamizusanense chromosome 9, complete sequence contains the following coding sequences:
- a CDS encoding uncharacterized protein (COG:S~EggNog:ENOG503P04U): MRLINVESLTLEEFMAGGAQAPPYAILSHTWEDEEVTFQDFTNPDPEVRSRKQGFAKISKTCALAESEGLKYAWVDTCCIDKTSSAELTEAINSMFQWYRDAITCYAWLADLPSSAVVGGRPERSSLGGCRWFTRGWTLQELIAPRAVQFFDQAWVPCGTKASIGDMLSEITRVKASVLEDPELLPTLSIAERMSWAAARQTTRVEDMAYCLLGIFDVNMPMLYGEGPRAFLRLQEEIARESNDLSIFAWRTAEASRQHSGVFAAAPTDFAQSGSVQLAGDTVYSPEFLLTNKGLRMNVNLYSGKGDTYLLKLNCEETTASGKQPVGILIKPHGGGVYSRAMLSEFGVAAAEDAGKLREVFLFRHLSAAQSKRLETSDSNAFMLRKGLNTAEETHYPDFPFSTSFVMPKEEWDSQRRMLFTEGAAEFCGYALFVRRDGVRPDGELGAGAMFLVTFGKKGDEEAWVSLFDVMNHGAVFKDMYNVTNTLAAVKSLPRNSTVRMRNDMNHLTTRVGASIKKETVDGKVVHCVDLVYLQGPDDGGRRGSM; the protein is encoded by the coding sequence ATGAGGCTCATCAACGTCGAGTCGCTAACCCTGGAGGAGttcatggcgggcggcgctcaGGCACCGCCCTACGCCATCCTGTCGCATACctgggaggacgaggaggtcACGTTCCAGGACTTTACCAACCCCGACCCGGAGGTGCGATCGCGGAAACAAGGATTTGCCAAGATCTCGAAAACGTGCGCGTTGGCGGAGAGCGAAGGGCTCAAGTACGCCTGGGTGGACACTTGCTGCATCGACaagacgagcagcgccgagctGACGGAAGCCATCAACTCCATGTTCCAGTGGTACCGAGACGCCATCACCTGCTACGCTTGGCTCGCCGATCTGCCGAGCTCCGcagtcgtcggcggccggccagagAGGTCGAGCCTGGGCGGGTGCCGGTGGTTCACGCGCGGGTGGACTCTCCAGGAGCTAATAGCGCCTCGGGCGGTGCAGTTCTTTGATCAGGCATGGGTCCCGTGCGGTACCAAGGCAAGCATCGGCGATATGCTTTCGGAGATCACGAGGGTGAAGGCGAGCGTCTTGGAGGATCCCGAGCTCCTTCCGACCCTCTCCATCGCGGAGAGGATGTCCTGGGCCGCTGCCCGGCAGACTACTCGGGTCGAGGACATGGCATACTGTCTGCTGGGGATATTTGACGTCAACATGCCGATGCTGTACGGCGAAGGACCCAGGGCCTTTCTCCGGCTACAGGAGGAAATCGCACGCGAAAGCAACGATCTCAGCATATTCGCGTGGAGAACCGCCGAGGCGAGTCGCCAGCATTccggcgtcttcgccgcGGCCCCCACAGACTTTGCCCAGTCGGGATCGGTTCAGCTCGCAGGCGACACCGTCTACAGCCCCGAGTTCCTCTTGACCAACAAGGGCTTGCGCATGAACGTCAACCTCTATTCGGGCAAGGGGGACACGTACCTCTTGAAGTTGAACTGCGAGGAGACGACAGCCAGCGGGAAGCAGCCCGTAGGCATCTTGATCAAGCCACATGGCGGAGGCGTCTACAGCCGGGCGATGCTCTCGGAGTttggcgtggcggcggcggaagacgCGGGAAAGCTGCGCGAGGTGTTCCTCTTCAGGCAcctcagcgccgcccagTCCAAACGACTGGAGACGAGCGACAGCAACGCCTTTATGCTGCGCAAGGGGCTCAACACAGCGGAGGAGACGCACTATCCCGACTTCCccttctcgacgagcttcgTGATGCCCAAAGAGGAGTGGGACTCGCAGCGGCGGATGCTCTTCACGGAGGGGGCGGCCGAGTTCTGCGGGTACGCCCTGTTCGTGAGACGCGACGGCGTGCGGCCCGACGGGGAGCTGGGTGCGGGCGCCATGTTCCTGGTGACGTTTggcaagaagggcgacgaggaggcgtggGTGTCGCTCTTTGACGTCATGAACCACGGGGCCGTCTTCAAGGACATGTACAACGTCACCAACACGCTCGCCGCGGTGAAGAGCCTACCGCGCAACTCGACGGTGCGGATGAGGAACGACATGAACCACCTGACGACCAGGGTCGGGGCCAGCATCAAGAAGGAGACGGTGGACGGCAAAGTGGTCCATTGCGTCGATCTCGTGTATCTGCAggggcccgacgacggggggcgacgaggctcCATGTGA
- a CDS encoding uncharacterized protein (EggNog:ENOG503PDDP~COG:L), whose protein sequence is MHPQPSASHDMMELPRSADLNSSSPLSASDTFGAAAMDAPISAGAAVVAQGAAPLVVMTKAPSDGQGDDCQTPATPSRGGASGNHGLATVVGVDAPSESEADSSLAAPASQSASDKQTSAVPDRDPESWVAPPAALQTPAAGMPAAGDAAALATLLGVHPTSRPQPPQPLPQLQPQPRSNPTSTSAARTLTTPSETPPSARSPTESTPATSQQQHFESAVPMGLGASKPSVNDEPAAAAAAEPSLPGRGQEERDSAHSVDPQCPPPPVQATAGSPADHGGAHGGLATPPELEPAASDDKFHIDYDYDDAQGHRILRLKPTTAQWDDFPAVLAYARKLGAEGDGCFKVIIPQSLCEPLPDKASKAVPANAYRVKQIRKTTFWQVSTVPSDGEFSSLNTGPEFAGTVDAAFKNLRRLFKTNKDRQMRNVRYRVDVPAWTPRQRLEAGVPERSPLHPLKGDKLDHTKAVIPGIHTPYVYESGPYFGATFQIHAEDFRLASLNHLYKGRKIWIVIPSTAVDIAEKALGRGTGCSQFMRHRAEFFFPDKLDKLGIPYRFVDQRPGETIVILPDAYHEGFSTGYTIAEAKNYADASWNTDAYQPCDVTCKLVTAIPAAFMRPLDQGEMRLDLCAAYGDDGKLKPLEVSQKRSHDALGDGVDVIAVAPFVSKSMQSTTPGGPDLKRVKV, encoded by the coding sequence ATGCACCCTCAGCCCAGTGCATCCCACGACATGATGGAGCTGCCACGCAGCGCAGACCTCAACTCGTCATCACCATTATCGGCGAGCGATACATTCGGGGCCGCTGCCATGGATGCCCCAATCTCGGCCGGTGCTGCAGTTGTCGCCCAGGGTGCggcgcccctcgtcgtcatgacCAAGGCCCCCagcgacggccaaggcgacgACTGTCAAACGCCTGCAACCCCGTCTAGAGGCGGTGCATCCGGCAACCATGGCCTCGCAACGgtcgttggcgtcgacgCTCCCTCAGAGTCAGAGGCTGACtccagcctcgccgcgcccgcaTCGCAATCCGCATCGGACAAGCAAACGTCAGCAGTCCCCGACCGGGATCCCGAATCTTGGGTCGCACCCCCGGCTGCCCTGCAGACCCCGGCTGCCGGGATGCCTGCAGCgggtgatgccgccgccctggcgaCCCTTCTCGGCGTGCATCCGACATCACGTCCACAACCTCCACAACCATTACCGCAATTGCAACCGCAACCTCGATCCAACCCCACCTcgaccagcgccgcccgcaccctGACCACGCCAAGCGAGACCCCTCCCTCTGCGCGCTCGCCCACGGAATCAACGCCTGCGACGTCTCAACAGCAGCACTTTGAAAGCGCCGTGCCAATGGGCCTTGGAGCATCGAAGCCGTCTGTcaacgacgagcccgccgccgccgccgccgccgaaccgTCGCTGCCTGGTCGTGGCCAAGAGGAGCGTGACAGCGCTCATTCCGTCGACCCTCaatgccctcctcccccggtCCAAGCCACTGCCGGTTCACCCGCCGATCATGGTGGAGCCCATGGGGGCCTTGCTACGCCCCCGGAGCTGGAGCCTGcggccagcgacgacaaATTCCACATTGATTACGATTATGACGACGCCCAAGGACACCGCATCCTGCGACTCAAGCCCACGACCGCTCAGTGGGACGACTTCCCCGCCGTTCTGGCGTATGCCAGGAAActtggcgccgagggcgacggctgcTTCAAGGTCATCATTCCTCAGAGCCTATGCGAGCCGCTCCCGGACAAGGCATCCAAGGCAGTCCCTGCCAACGCATACAGGGTAAAGCAAATTCGCAAGACGACCTTCTGGCAGGTTAGCACCGTGCCATCCGATGGCGAGTTTAGCTCATTGAATACGGGCCCCGAGttcgccggcaccgtcgacgcggcgttCAAGAACCTGCGGAGGCTGTTCAAGACCAACAAGGACAGGCAGATGCGAAATGTACGCTACAGGGTTGATGTCCCCGCGTGGACACCGAGACAGCGGCTTGAGGCCGGGGTCCCGGAACGCAGCCCACTCCATCCTCTCAAGGGCGACAAGCTGGATCACACCAAAGCCGTCATCCCCGGCATCCACACCCCTTATGTGTACGAAAGTGGGCCATACTTTGGCGCGACCTTTCAGATACACGCCGAGGACTTCCGTCTTGCCTCTCTCAACCATCTCTACAAGGGCCGCAAGATTTGGATCGTCATCCCATCCACggccgtcgacatcgccgagAAGGCGCTCGGCCGAGGCACCGGCTGCTCGCAATTCATGCGCCACCGTGCCGAGTTCTTCTTCCCCGACAAACTGGACAAGTTGGGCATCCCGTACCGCTTCGTCGACCAGCGCCCCGGCGAGACAATCGTCATCTTGCCCGACGCTTATCACGAGGGTTTCAGTACCGGCTACaccatcgccgaggccaagaatTATGCCGACGCGAGCTGGAACACGGACGCGTACCAGCCCTGCGACGTCACTTGTAAGCTGGTCACGGCGATCCCCGCGGCTTTCATGCGGCCGCTGGACCAAGGCGAGATGAGGCTGGATCTGTGCGCGGCATACGGTGACGATGGAAAGCTGAAGCCCTTGGAGGTTTCGCAGAAGCGATCACACGACGCattgggcgacggcgtggacgTCATAGCCGTTGCGCCGTTCGTTTCCAAGAGTATGCAGTCTACGACCCCTGGAGGACCAGATTTGAAGCGCGTTAAAGTGTGA
- a CDS encoding uncharacterized protein (COG:S~EggNog:ENOG503P33Y~SECRETED:SignalP(1-19~SECRETED:cutsite=VGA-VP~SECRETED:prob=0.3359)~TransMembrane:1 (n3-13c18/19o273-294i)), which yields MRAPAFLAVLAVYSRAVGAVPATALQARDAAPDTAAAPTPPPALDRRESPTDRWRAADPWVVVDDEGQPSKTVTPSLTTIDGTPSAVADAAPHDLTASVYTWTTWGQITTSTGEPPNPTATNAKTGEGSFSRCFNKDGPNAPFCRPAANSTLLTGSTYYITWDPDYYNRTSDKLAGNSTYEVAVRLEYLNTTSKEMVLLDTFERVPAAWGFRAWKVDRSFLKGNRLNNVTISLHASVKGSYEVTNKTLALPVAITDPDLDHTTPSPVPKGDTLVIALPVVFGTIALLVVGLCVWNRKTRRIDLGDIMSRARRRRHHGYDGRSRRRDLFRSGGAGGAAAKDNGIQLDATPVSPPLPGGHGYYSDELPSATRPRRDSDGLGSLAGSPVDPSFERQGTTGAGRNAFRDEVARQERQKRGDDTL from the exons ATGCGCGCTCCCGCCTTCctggccgtcttggccgtctACTCCCgcgccgtgggcgccgtccccgccaccgccttgcaggcccgcgatgccgcacctgacaccgccgccgcaccgacaccaccgccagctCTCGACCGGCGCGAGAGCCCGACGGACCGCTGGCGCGCCGCGGACCCGTGGGtcgtggtcgacgacgagggccagCCGTCCAAGACGGTCACGCCCagcctcaccaccatcgacggtacgccctcggccgtcgccgacgccgccccccacGACCTCACGGCGTCGGTCTACACGTGGACCACCTGGGGCCAGATCACGACGAGCACCGGCGAGCCGCCGAACCCGACGGCCACCAAcgccaagacgggcgagggctCCTTTTCCCGCTGCTTCAACAAGGACGGGCCCAATGCCCCCTTCTGCCGGCCTGCCGCCAACTCGACGCTCCTCACCGGCAGCACCTACTACA TCACCTGGGACCCCGACTACTACAACCGAACGTCGGACAAGCTCGCCGGCAACTCGACGTACGAGGTGGCCGTGCGGCTCGAGTACCTCAACACCACATCCAAGGAGATGGTGCTCCTCGATACGTTTGAGcgcgtccccgccgcctggGGCTTCCGCGCGTGGAAGGTGGACCGCTCGTTCCTCAAGGGCAACCGCCTCAACAACGTCACCATTTCGCTCCACGCCTCGGTCAAGGGCTCGTACGAGGTGACCAACAAGACGCTCGCCctgcccgtcgccatcaccgacCCGGACCTCGATCACACCACCCCGAGCCCCGTCCCCAAGGGCGAcaccctcgtcatcgccctgcccgtcgtcttcggcaccatcgccctcctcgtcgtcggcctctgCGTCTGGAACCGCAAGACGCGCCGcatcgacctcggcgacatcatgagccgcgcccgccggcgccgccaccacggctacgacggccgcagcaggaggagggacCTCttccgcagcggcggggccggaggcgctgccgccaaggacAATGGcatccagctcgacgccacgcccgtctccccgccgctccccggcggccacggctaCTACTCGGACGAGCTGCCCTCGGCCACGCGGCCCCGccgcgacagcgacggcctcggcagcctcgccggcagCCCCGTCGACCCCTCGTTTGAGCGCCAGGGCACCACAGGCGCCGGCCGCAACGCTTTCAgggacgaggtcgcccgGCAGGAGAGGCAGAAGCGCGGAGACGACACGTTGTAG